TCAAGGTGCTCGACCTGGCGATGAAGATCGGCTGCCCGGTGGTCGGCATCAACGAGGGCGGGGGCGCCCGCATCCAGGAGGGCGTCGTCTCGCTGGGCCTCTACGGCGAGATCTTCCAGCGCAACGTGCACGCCAGCGGCGTCATCCCGCAGATCTCGCTGATCATGGGCGCTGCGGCCGGTGGCCACGTCTACTCCCCCGCGCTCACCGACTTCGTCGTCATGGTCGACGGCACGTCGCAGATGTTTATCACCGGGCCCGACGTCATCAAGACGGTCACCGGCGAGGACGTCACGATGGAGGACCTCGGCGGCGCGCGGACCCACAACACCAAGAGCGGCAACGCGCACTACATGGCGTCCGACGAGGACGACGCCATCGAGTACGTCAAGCAGCTGCTGTCGTACCTGCCGAGCAACAACCTCGACGAGGTGCCGGCCTTCGACAGCGCCGTGGACGACGAGGTGGGCGAGGACGACGCGTTCCTCGACTCCTTCATCCCCGACTCGGCGAACCAGCCGTACGACATGCACACGGTGATCGAGCACGTGCTCGACGACGGCGAGTTCTGCGAGGTGCACGCCCTCTTCGCGCCGAACATCATCGTCGGCTTCGGTCGCGTCGAGGGCCGCAGCGTCGGCGTCGTCGCCAACCAGCCGATGCAGTTCGCGGGCACCCTCGACATCGACGCCTCCGAGAAGGCCGCCCGGTTCGTGCGCACGTGCGACGCCTTCAACATCCCGGTGCTCACCTTCGTCGACGTGCCCGGCTTCCTCCCGGGCACCGACCAGGAGTGGAACGGCATCATCCGCCGCGGCGCCAAGCTGATCTTCGCCTACGCCGAGGCGACGGTGCCCAAGATCACGGTCATCACGCGCAAGGCCTACGGCGGGGCCTACGACGTCATGGGGTCCAAGCACCTCGGCGCCGACATCAACCTCGCCTGGCCCACGGCGCAGATCGCCGTCATGGGCGCGCAGGGCGCCGCGAACATCGTGTACCGCAGCGAGCTGAAGGCGGTCGCCGAGCGCGGCGAGGACGTCGAGGCCGCCCGCCAGCGCCTCATCACCGAGTACGAGGACACCCTCGCCAACCCCTACATCGCGGCGGAGCGCGGATACGTCGACTCCGTCATCCCGCCCTCCTACACGCGGTCGTACGTCATCAAGGCGCTGCGGATGCTGCAGACCAAGCGCGAGACGCTGCCGCCCAAGAAGCACGGGAACATCCCGCTGTGAGCGACCAGGAGCAGCCCCCGGTGCTGCGGATCGTGCGCGGCAACCCGACGCCGGACGACGTCGCCGCGCTCGTCGTGGTGCTCGCGGCTGCCGGTGGTGGGGACGACGCGCCCGCTCCTGCGCCGACGTCCCGGTGGGCCGCCTCGGCGCGTCCGCACGGTGCGACCGCCCCGGCCCGCGGCGGCTGGCGGGCCAGCGCCCTGCCGCGCTGACCTCGACGTGCCCCACGCGGCTCCCGCGCCCCTGGAAGCCCTGGCCCGCTGCGCCTAGAGTGCGAGAAGGCGCAGCCCGTGGGAGGCGACCGTGCCAGAGGCCCAGGTGCAGGACGTCACCCTTCACTACGACGTCACCGGTGAGGGGCCGCCCCTGGTCTTCGTGCACGGCATGTGCGGCCGAGGGGACGTGTGGGAGGGCCAGGTCCAGCGCTTGTCGGACGCCTTCACCTGCATCACGTACGACCGACGGGGTCACGGGTCCAGCTCCGACGCCGACGCGCCGCACACCGTGCCGCTGCACGGCGACGACCTCGCCGCGCTCATCCAGCACCTCTCCCTGGCACCTGTGGTGCTCGTCGGCTCCAGCGGCGGGGCCCGCGTCGCGCTCGACGTCGCGCTGCGCCATCCCGGACTGCTGGCCGGCGCCGTGCTCTCCGAACCACCTGTCTTCTCCCTCGAACCGCAGCTCGGTCGGGAGTTCCTCGGCCGGGTCGTCCCGGCCGTACAGCCGCGTCTGGACGCAGGAGACCTGCGGGGAGCGGTCGACGCGTTCTTCGAGGTCGTGTGCCCCGGGCTGTGGCGCCAACTCGACGACGCCGGTCGGGAGCCGTACCGAGCGAGCGCTGCCATGCTCGTCGCCGACCTGCAGCAGCCACCGCTCACCGTGACGGCCGATGAGCTGGCGGCGGTTCGGGTCCCCGTCCTGGCCATCGCGGGCCGCGACAGCGACCCGTTCCTGCGAGCGACGCCTCGGGTGATCGCGGCAGCGGTGCCGTCGGCTCAGCTGCTCGAGCTGCCCGACTGCGGGCACGTGACCTACGCCGAGCAACCTGACCTCTTCGCCGACGCCGTCCGAGCCTTCGCAGGCGGCCTGGAGCGCTGACGCCGCAACGGCGATCAAGCCTGGACGGCGCCTCGCAGGTCACGCTGGACGCATGACGATTCCCTGGGCAGAACCCCTGGCACCCGTAGAGCGCGGGCCGCGCGTCGTCCCGGAACCGCCGCGGCGCGGCGAGCCGGGCGGCCCGCCGTGCGGTGTGTGCGAAGGGCACGCGACCGAGGCCGTGTGGTCCGACGCGCACTTCACCATGCACACTCCCGTCGGCGGCAGCCTGCCGGGCACCGTGTGGGTGGCGAGCACCGAGCACGTCGACTCCTTCTGCGACCTGTCCCCGGCGGCGGCCGAGGCCTTCGGGCCGATGGTGGCGCGCGTCGAGCGGGCGATCCTCGCGCGAGGCGACGTCGGCCGCGTGCACCTCTACCGCTGGGGTGACGGCGGTGCGCACTTCCACGTGTGGTTCCTGCCGCGTCCGCTCGGCATGCTGGAGGCGAACGGCGCCATGCTGCCGCTGTGGGAGGACGTGCTGCCGAACGTGACGGACGACGAGCTGCTGACGGCGGCCCGCGAGATCGCGGACCGCATGGGATGAGCGCGCCGATCCCGCACCAGCTCGCGCGCCGCCTCGGCACCGGGGACGCCGTCGTCGTCGGGCTGAGCGCCATGGTGGGCGCGGGCGTCTTCGCGGTCTTCGCACCGGCGGCGCAGGCCGCGGGGTCGGGGTTGCTGGTCGGGTTGGGGCTGGCCGCCGTCGTGGCGTTCTGCAACGCGACGTCGTCCGCGCAGCTCGCGGCGGCGTACCCGACGTCCGGCGGCACGTACGTCTACGGCCGCGAGGTGCTCGGGCCGTGGTGGGGCTTCGTCGCCGGCTGGGGCTTCGTGGTCGGCAAGACGGCGTCGTGCGCGGCCATGGCCTTGACGTTCGCGACCTACGCGGTGCCCGCCGGCCGCGGCTGGCAGCGGATCGTGGGGGCCGGCGCTGTCGTGCTGCTGACGGTCGCCAACCTGCGCGGTATCACGCGGACGGCGGCCGCCGCGCGCGTGCTGCTCGTCGCCACCGGTGCGGTGCTCGTGGGGTTCCTCGCGCTCGCCGCCACGGGCGCTGCCGACGTGCACCCCTCCGCTCTGCCGGTGCACGGCGGCGTCGGCGGGGTACTGCAGTCAGCGGGCCTGATCTTCTTCGCCTTCGCCGGCTACGCACGCATCGCCACGCTGGCCGAGGAGGTGCGGCGTCCGGAGCAGCTGGGTCGGGCCATCGTGATCGCGCTGGCCGTCGTGGTGCTGCTCTACCTCGCGGTCGGGCTGGCACTGGTGGCCGTGCTGGGGCGTGACCTGCCGTCCTCGGCCACGCCGGTCGCCTCGGCGGTCGACGCGCTGGGGGCAGCGTGGGCCGTGCCGGTCGTACGCATCGGTGCCGCGGCGGCGAGCCTCGGTGCGCTGCTGGCCCTCCTGGCCGGCGTCGGGCGGACGACGCTCGCGATGGCGCGCGAGCGCGATCTGCCCGGGCCGCTGGCGTCCGTCGACCTCCGCCACCACGTCCCCGACCGCGCACAGCTCGCGATCGGCGCGGTCGTCGTCGTCCTCGTGCTGACGTCGGACCTGCGCGGCGTCATCGGGTTCTCGTCCTGCGGCGTGCTCATCTACTACGCGGTGGCGAACCTGTCGGCGGTGCGGCAACCGGCGGCGCAGCGGCGCTGGCCGCGGGCGTTGCAGCTCGTCGGGCTGGTCGGCTGCCTGGTGCTCGTGGTGACGCTGCCCTCGGCGTCGGTGCTCGCCGGGCTG
This is a stretch of genomic DNA from Angustibacter sp. Root456. It encodes these proteins:
- a CDS encoding acyl-CoA carboxylase epsilon subunit — protein: MSDQEQPPVLRIVRGNPTPDDVAALVVVLAAAGGGDDAPAPAPTSRWAASARPHGATAPARGGWRASALPR
- a CDS encoding APC family permease codes for the protein MSAPIPHQLARRLGTGDAVVVGLSAMVGAGVFAVFAPAAQAAGSGLLVGLGLAAVVAFCNATSSAQLAAAYPTSGGTYVYGREVLGPWWGFVAGWGFVVGKTASCAAMALTFATYAVPAGRGWQRIVGAGAVVLLTVANLRGITRTAAAARVLLVATGAVLVGFLALAATGAADVHPSALPVHGGVGGVLQSAGLIFFAFAGYARIATLAEEVRRPEQLGRAIVIALAVVVLLYLAVGLALVAVLGRDLPSSATPVASAVDALGAAWAVPVVRIGAAAASLGALLALLAGVGRTTLAMARERDLPGPLASVDLRHHVPDRAQLAIGAVVVVLVLTSDLRGVIGFSSCGVLIYYAVANLSAVRQPAAQRRWPRALQLVGLVGCLVLVVTLPSASVLAGLGVLAVGVLGRLVVLRHRR
- a CDS encoding acyl-CoA carboxylase subunit beta, producing MPELSVDDTTPEPDIHTTAGKLADLHRRNDEAVHAGSARMVEKQHAKGKKTARERVEALLDEGSFVEMDELARHRSTNFGQQKRRPYGDGVVTGYGTVDGRPVAVFSQDVTVFGGSLGEVYGEKIVKVLDLAMKIGCPVVGINEGGGARIQEGVVSLGLYGEIFQRNVHASGVIPQISLIMGAAAGGHVYSPALTDFVVMVDGTSQMFITGPDVIKTVTGEDVTMEDLGGARTHNTKSGNAHYMASDEDDAIEYVKQLLSYLPSNNLDEVPAFDSAVDDEVGEDDAFLDSFIPDSANQPYDMHTVIEHVLDDGEFCEVHALFAPNIIVGFGRVEGRSVGVVANQPMQFAGTLDIDASEKAARFVRTCDAFNIPVLTFVDVPGFLPGTDQEWNGIIRRGAKLIFAYAEATVPKITVITRKAYGGAYDVMGSKHLGADINLAWPTAQIAVMGAQGAANIVYRSELKAVAERGEDVEAARQRLITEYEDTLANPYIAAERGYVDSVIPPSYTRSYVIKALRMLQTKRETLPPKKHGNIPL
- a CDS encoding alpha/beta fold hydrolase, coding for MPEAQVQDVTLHYDVTGEGPPLVFVHGMCGRGDVWEGQVQRLSDAFTCITYDRRGHGSSSDADAPHTVPLHGDDLAALIQHLSLAPVVLVGSSGGARVALDVALRHPGLLAGAVLSEPPVFSLEPQLGREFLGRVVPAVQPRLDAGDLRGAVDAFFEVVCPGLWRQLDDAGREPYRASAAMLVADLQQPPLTVTADELAAVRVPVLAIAGRDSDPFLRATPRVIAAAVPSAQLLELPDCGHVTYAEQPDLFADAVRAFAGGLER